From Flavobacterium sp. 102, a single genomic window includes:
- the rseP gene encoding RIP metalloprotease RseP produces the protein MEIAIKLSQFLLSLSILIILHELGHFIPAKLFKTRVEKFYLFFDIKYSLLKKKIGETEYGIGWLPLGGYVKISGMVDESMDTEQLAQEPQPWEFRSKPAWQRLIIMLGGVTVNFILAFIIYIGMTFFYGEKYINNSEVKDGVWVQNTELEKVGIKTGDKIVAIDGKEIVKFEPSVNLDVLMAKTVLVNRNGEEKTIAIPQNFIGKFIDKDKKELIALRMPFVVGGFADDSKNKEQLKVKDVFVSVNGQSLKYYDQAASVLSSYKGKEVTAIVLRDGKETPVKLIVNQEGKMGVGPAQVTESSLEKLGYYKFSTEQFGLFESIPVGIDKGFAQLGNYWKQLKLIFNPSTGAYKGVGGFAAIYNIFPDYWSWEAFWSITALLSIMLGVMNLLPIPALDGGHVMFLLYEMISGRKPSDKFLERAQMVGFVLLISLLLFANGNDIYKAIIGK, from the coding sequence ATGGAAATTGCAATCAAACTATCTCAATTTTTACTGAGTTTATCAATATTAATTATACTTCACGAATTAGGGCATTTTATTCCGGCCAAATTATTTAAAACTAGGGTAGAGAAGTTCTACTTGTTTTTTGACATCAAATATTCTTTGCTGAAAAAGAAAATCGGTGAAACTGAATACGGTATCGGTTGGTTGCCTTTGGGCGGTTATGTGAAAATCTCCGGAATGGTAGATGAAAGCATGGACACGGAGCAATTGGCACAAGAACCACAACCTTGGGAGTTCCGTTCTAAACCGGCTTGGCAACGTTTGATTATTATGTTGGGCGGTGTAACGGTAAATTTCATTTTGGCTTTTATTATTTACATTGGAATGACTTTTTTCTATGGTGAAAAGTACATCAACAACAGTGAAGTGAAAGATGGTGTTTGGGTTCAAAACACGGAGCTTGAAAAGGTTGGGATTAAAACAGGAGATAAAATTGTCGCGATTGACGGTAAGGAAATTGTAAAATTTGAACCTTCTGTTAATTTGGATGTTTTGATGGCTAAAACGGTTTTGGTTAACCGTAACGGAGAAGAGAAGACTATTGCTATACCACAAAACTTTATCGGAAAATTTATTGACAAAGACAAAAAAGAATTGATTGCTTTGAGAATGCCTTTTGTGGTTGGCGGATTTGCTGATGACTCTAAGAATAAAGAACAACTAAAAGTTAAAGATGTTTTTGTTTCAGTTAATGGTCAATCATTAAAATACTATGATCAAGCCGCTTCGGTTCTTTCTTCCTATAAAGGGAAAGAGGTTACTGCTATCGTTTTGCGTGATGGTAAAGAAACGCCTGTGAAGCTTATTGTAAACCAAGAAGGCAAAATGGGTGTTGGACCGGCACAAGTGACTGAAAGCAGTCTGGAGAAATTAGGCTATTACAAATTCAGCACGGAGCAGTTTGGGCTTTTTGAATCCATTCCGGTTGGAATTGACAAAGGGTTTGCGCAATTGGGCAACTACTGGAAACAATTGAAACTTATTTTTAATCCTAGTACAGGAGCTTACAAAGGCGTAGGCGGATTTGCGGCTATTTATAATATATTCCCTGATTATTGGAGTTGGGAAGCTTTTTGGAGTATCACGGCTTTATTGTCAATTATGTTAGGGGTAATGAATTTATTGCCAATTCCTGCCTTAGATGGAGGTCATGTGATGTTCTTGTTGTATGAAATGATCTCAGGCAGAAAGCCAAGCGACAAGTTCTTAGAAAGAGCCCAAATGGTTGGTTTTGTATTACTTATTTCCCTGTTATTGTTTGCTAACGGAAACGATATTTACAAGGCAATCATAGGCAAGTAA
- a CDS encoding GIY-YIG nuclease family protein, translated as MHFVYILHSVKINRFYIGYTSNLDLRMEFHEHAESRKFTYNADDWTLFFTINCGSKSQALAIEKHIKAMKSKVYIENLKKYPEMVEKLLKKYEVFDA; from the coding sequence ATGCACTTTGTTTACATTCTTCATTCGGTGAAAATTAATCGTTTTTATATTGGTTATACTTCTAATCTTGACCTTAGAATGGAATTTCATGAGCATGCCGAGAGTAGAAAGTTTACTTATAATGCTGATGATTGGACTTTGTTCTTCACCATTAACTGTGGATCCAAATCTCAGGCTCTTGCTATCGAAAAGCATATTAAGGCTATGAAAAGTAAGGTATATATTGAAAACCTAAAGAAGTATCCTGAGATGGTGGAAAAATTACTTAAAAAGTATGAGGTATTTGACGCTTAA
- a CDS encoding tetratricopeptide repeat protein, with the protein MAKNNVTVSNSIQIDDLNLKNISNKMVWFLALFSFLLYANTLSHGFVLDDIAVIEQNSFVKKGFAGISELFSTFYWQGYWNLNAGLYRPMSLVFFAVEWQLFPNNPFIYHFFNVFYYSLSVILLFKVLYYYLKEYSIWIPFFIVLLFTVHPIHTEVVANIKSRDEIFCFLFFIAGVYFLLIKEKKVYQVLGVVSYLFCLLSKEAGILFLPILFFLYWLKYKKDFFLKAIPIISISAFWLILHRYIILTSPFKRIQYTYLDNSLFGCDGLTSKIATGVTLLARYIIKSIYPYNLSYDYSFNQIPCVTISSFSFLLSLLLVGIFLFSMYFFRKKNNFISLGILFFFITIFLASNIVVFIGTTMGDRLLYTPVLGIIIALVFLLFHLSKNMKIKSFYHPLIYFLSFVVLLFSFKTFNRNKAWKSNTTLFTEDLLNAPNSARVNFNYATVFFNQLSSDVEIQKQQLPFIIDSYKKVLLIDPNDKGTLTNLGVCYYRMKDYKMSISFTKHALELTKTDYALQSNLADAYFRNNNYDEAIAIYKELIENNYTQENTYNYYGVALFNKKEYATAVTVFKEGIKQNSDFVELWMNYGNALAASGNLKEAITAFEKAYKLDPSQKNSLKFLAMSYQELGNTEKANYYYSEFIKK; encoded by the coding sequence ATGGCAAAAAATAATGTAACTGTTTCAAATAGTATTCAAATTGATGATTTGAACCTAAAAAATATCTCGAATAAAATGGTTTGGTTTTTAGCCCTTTTTTCATTTTTACTTTATGCAAATACATTAAGCCACGGATTTGTTTTAGATGACATCGCAGTTATTGAACAAAATAGTTTTGTTAAAAAAGGTTTTGCTGGGATTTCGGAACTATTTTCTACTTTTTATTGGCAAGGATATTGGAATTTAAATGCTGGTTTGTATAGACCAATGTCATTAGTATTTTTTGCTGTAGAATGGCAATTGTTTCCCAATAATCCTTTCATCTATCATTTTTTTAATGTCTTTTATTATAGTTTAAGTGTTATACTGTTATTTAAAGTATTGTACTATTATTTGAAAGAATATTCCATTTGGATTCCTTTTTTTATCGTCTTATTGTTTACCGTTCACCCAATTCATACAGAGGTAGTGGCTAATATTAAAAGTAGGGACGAAATTTTTTGTTTTCTCTTTTTTATTGCCGGTGTCTATTTTCTTTTGATCAAAGAAAAAAAGGTATATCAAGTTCTGGGCGTAGTATCCTATCTATTTTGTTTGTTATCTAAAGAAGCAGGAATTTTATTTTTACCGATTCTTTTCTTCTTATATTGGTTAAAATATAAGAAGGATTTTTTTCTAAAAGCTATTCCAATTATCAGTATCAGTGCATTTTGGCTTATTTTGCATCGCTATATTATTTTAACTTCTCCCTTTAAAAGAATTCAATATACTTATTTAGACAATTCCCTTTTTGGGTGTGATGGTTTAACATCTAAAATAGCAACGGGAGTTACCCTATTAGCCCGATATATTATTAAATCCATTTATCCTTATAATTTGAGTTATGATTACTCTTTTAATCAAATTCCATGTGTAACAATAAGCTCTTTCTCATTTTTATTAAGTCTATTGCTGGTTGGAATATTTTTATTTTCAATGTATTTCTTCCGAAAAAAAAATAACTTTATTAGCTTAGGAATACTATTTTTTTTCATTACTATTTTTTTAGCCAGTAATATTGTTGTTTTTATTGGTACAACAATGGGAGATAGGTTGTTATATACACCTGTTTTAGGTATTATTATTGCCTTAGTTTTTTTACTATTTCATCTTTCAAAAAACATGAAGATTAAAAGTTTTTATCACCCATTAATATATTTTTTATCTTTTGTAGTTTTATTATTTTCATTTAAAACATTTAATAGAAATAAAGCCTGGAAATCAAATACAACTTTGTTTACTGAGGATTTATTGAATGCACCTAATAGTGCTCGTGTAAATTTTAATTATGCTACCGTGTTTTTTAATCAATTGTCTTCAGATGTTGAAATTCAAAAACAACAATTACCTTTTATTATTGATTCTTATAAAAAAGTATTGTTAATTGATCCCAATGATAAAGGGACTTTGACCAACTTAGGCGTATGTTATTATAGAATGAAGGATTATAAAATGTCTATATCTTTTACTAAACATGCTTTAGAATTAACCAAAACGGATTATGCTTTGCAATCTAATTTAGCAGATGCTTATTTTAGAAATAATAATTATGATGAAGCTATTGCAATTTATAAAGAATTAATTGAAAATAATTATACTCAAGAGAACACTTATAATTATTACGGAGTAGCTTTATTTAATAAAAAGGAATATGCAACTGCAGTTACTGTTTTTAAAGAAGGTATTAAGCAAAACTCAGATTTTGTGGAATTGTGGATGAATTATGGAAATGCTTTAGCGGCCTCAGGGAATCTTAAAGAGGCAATAACTGCATTTGAAAAAGCTTATAAATTAGATCCAAGTCAAAAGAATTCATTAAAGTTTCTAGCCATGTCTTACCAAGAATTAGGAAATACTGAAAAGGCAAATTATTATTACTCAGAGTTTATTAAAAAATAA
- a CDS encoding T9SS type A sorting domain-containing protein, with amino-acid sequence MKTRLLLIFVLVLGMSAKAQVNAYSYSTSTGNALATGSFTNLLGTFLDDDVSAIANIGFTFKFNGVNYTNFSVTSNGLIELGASAVTDYNNVIGNLSGPYLIPYWDDNYTDANGSVNYQTSGSAGSRILVIDYHLSYLGNTGAADKNFQIWLYETSNIVKFIYGAGNDFNGGYSVGILTNGVSDFVSVTTASNTSSIVTANDNNTTWPGSGRSYTFTPIAFPVSQNQTNVSCFGGSNGSATVTPSGGTSPYTYSWAPSGGTGSTASGLIAGTYICTITDAVSSSVTSTFTITQPPAISVTAASQTNIACNGGSNGAAAINTPTGGAGGYTYDWTPGTPTGDGTTSVTGLTAGTWTCTVTDANGCSASQSFTVTQPTAISVTAASQTNIACNGGSNGAAAVNTATGGAGGYTYDWTPGTATGDGTTSVSGLTAGTWTCTVTDANGCTASQSFTVTQPTAISMTAASQTNIACNGGSNGAAAVNTATGGAGGYTYDWTPGTPTGDGTTSVSGLTAGTWTCTVTDANGCSASQSFTVTQPTAISMTAASQTNIACNGGSNGAAAVNTATGGAGGYTYDWTPGTPTGDGATSVSGLTAGTWTCTVTDANGCSASQSFTVTQPTTLALTPSSQTNIACNGGSNGAAAINTPTGGAGGYTYDWTPGTPTGDGTVSVTGLTAGTWTCTVTDANGCSASQSFTVTQPTAISVTAASQTNIACNGGSNGAAAVNTATGGAGGYTYDWTPGTPTGDGTTSVSGLTAGTWTCTVTDANGCTASQSFTVTQPTAISVTPASQTNIACFGGSNGAAAINTPTGGAGGYTYDWTPGTPTGDGTTSVTGLTAGTWTCTVTDANGCSASQSFTVTQPTAISVTAASQTNIACNGGSNGAAAVNTATGGAGGYTYDWTPGTPTGDGTTSVSGLTAGTWTCTVTDANGCTASQSFTVTQPTAISMTAASQTNIACNGGSNGAAAVNTATGGAGGYTYDWTPGTPTGDGTTSVSGLTAGTWTCTVTDANGCSASQSFTVTQPTTLALTPSSQTNIACNGGSNGAAAINTPTGGAGGYTYDWTPGTPTGDGTVSVTGLTAGTWTCTVTDANGCSASQSFTVTQPTAISVTAASQTNIACNGGSNGAAAVNTATGGAGGYTYDWTPGTPTGDGTTSVSGLTAGTWTCTVTDANGCTASQSFTVTQPTAISVTPASQTNIACFGGSNGAAAINTPTGGAGGYTYDWTPGTPTGDGTTSVSGLTAGTWTCTVTDANGCSASQSFTVTQPTAISMTAASQTNIACNGGSNGAAAVNTATGGAGGYTYDWTPGTPTGDGTTSVSGLTAGTWTCTVTDANGCSASQSFTVTQPTAISMTAASQTNIACFGGSNGAAAINTPTGGAGGYTYDWTPGTPTGDGTTSVSGLTAGTWTCTVTDANGCSASQSFTVTQPTAISMTAASQTNIACFGGSNGAAAINTPTGGAGGYTYDWTPGTPTGDGTTSVSGLTAGTWTCTVTDANGCSASQSFTVTQPTTLALTPSSQTNIACNGGSNGAAAINTPTGGAGGYTYDWTPGTPTGDGTVSVTGLTAGTWTCTVTDANGCSATTSATITEPTAIDNTIAEVTTGILTANEVGATYQWYECPNTLLTGETNQNFTPTSLGDYKVEITFGACTVESACYTVTTLGTPTFVKTQFTIYPNPTSGLLYIDTNFDGEFLIVNQLGQTIKTFKAYANLENNINVENLADGIYYIKGTNGIKISSQKLIIKK; translated from the coding sequence TTCTGTTACATCTAACGGACTTATAGAGCTTGGTGCAAGTGCTGTAACAGATTACAATAACGTAATCGGTAATCTATCAGGTCCTTATTTAATCCCGTATTGGGATGATAATTACACTGATGCAAATGGAAGCGTCAATTATCAAACTTCCGGTTCCGCTGGGTCGAGAATATTGGTTATCGATTATCACTTGTCCTATCTTGGGAATACAGGGGCAGCAGATAAAAATTTTCAAATTTGGTTATATGAAACATCAAATATTGTAAAATTTATTTATGGGGCCGGGAATGATTTTAATGGAGGCTATTCTGTTGGAATTTTGACAAATGGGGTATCCGATTTCGTTAGTGTTACCACAGCTTCAAATACGAGCAGTATTGTTACCGCTAATGACAATAATACAACTTGGCCCGGAAGCGGCAGATCATACACTTTTACTCCGATTGCCTTTCCCGTATCTCAAAATCAAACAAATGTTTCTTGTTTCGGAGGATCGAATGGTTCTGCAACCGTAACTCCATCAGGAGGGACCTCTCCATACACTTACTCATGGGCTCCATCAGGCGGAACGGGATCAACCGCTTCCGGATTGATTGCTGGAACATACATTTGCACGATAACCGATGCTGTAAGTTCATCCGTTACAAGTACATTCACTATAACTCAACCTCCAGCTATTTCAGTAACTGCTGCATCTCAAACCAATATTGCTTGTAATGGTGGGTCAAATGGCGCAGCAGCTATCAATACTCCAACTGGTGGTGCTGGCGGATACACTTATGACTGGACTCCGGGAACACCAACAGGTGACGGAACAACTTCTGTAACTGGACTTACTGCCGGAACTTGGACCTGTACGGTGACCGATGCTAACGGTTGTTCGGCTTCTCAAAGTTTTACAGTAACGCAACCAACTGCCATTTCAGTAACGGCAGCTTCGCAAACTAACATTGCTTGTAATGGAGGTTCAAATGGTGCCGCTGCTGTGAATACTGCAACTGGTGGTGCTGGTGGATACACTTATGACTGGACTCCCGGAACAGCAACAGGTGACGGAACAACTTCGGTTTCCGGATTAACTGCCGGAACTTGGACGTGTACGGTGACCGATGCTAACGGTTGTACGGCTTCTCAAAGTTTTACAGTAACGCAACCAACTGCCATTTCAATGACAGCAGCTTCTCAAACTAACATTGCTTGTAATGGAGGTTCAAATGGTGCTGCTGCTGTGAATACTGCAACTGGTGGTGCTGGTGGATACACTTATGACTGGACTCCCGGAACACCAACAGGTGACGGAACAACTTCGGTTTCCGGATTAACTGCCGGAACTTGGACGTGTACGGTGACCGATGCTAACGGTTGTTCGGCTTCTCAAAGTTTTACAGTAACGCAACCAACTGCCATTTCAATGACAGCAGCTTCTCAAACTAACATTGCTTGTAATGGAGGTTCAAATGGTGCTGCTGCTGTGAATACTGCAACTGGTGGTGCTGGTGGATACACTTATGACTGGACTCCCGGAACACCAACAGGTGACGGAGCAACTTCGGTTTCCGGATTAACTGCCGGAACTTGGACGTGTACGGTGACCGATGCTAATGGTTGTTCAGCTTCTCAAAGTTTTACAGTAACGCAACCAACTACACTTGCTTTAACTCCTTCTTCACAAACCAATATTGCTTGTAATGGTGGGTCAAATGGCGCAGCAGCTATCAATACTCCAACTGGTGGTGCTGGCGGATACACTTATGACTGGACTCCGGGAACACCAACAGGTGACGGAACAGTTTCTGTAACTGGACTTACTGCCGGAACATGGACCTGTACGGTGACCGATGCTAACGGTTGTTCGGCTTCTCAAAGTTTTACAGTAACGCAACCAACTGCCATTTCAGTAACGGCAGCTTCGCAAACTAACATTGCTTGTAATGGAGGTTCAAATGGTGCCGCTGCTGTGAATACTGCAACTGGTGGTGCTGGTGGATACACTTATGACTGGACTCCCGGAACACCAACAGGTGACGGAACAACTTCTGTTTCCGGTTTAACGGCTGGAACTTGGACCTGTACGGTGACCGATGCTAACGGTTGTACGGCTTCTCAAAGCTTTACAGTAACACAACCAACTGCCATTTCAGTAACGCCTGCTTCTCAAACTAATATTGCTTGCTTTGGAGGTTCTAATGGAGCAGCAGCTATCAATACACCAACAGGAGGTGCTGGCGGATATACTTATGACTGGACTCCCGGAACACCAACAGGTGACGGAACAACTTCTGTAACTGGACTTACTGCCGGAACTTGGACCTGTACGGTGACCGATGCTAACGGTTGTTCGGCTTCTCAAAGTTTTACAGTAACGCAACCAACTGCCATTTCAGTAACGGCAGCTTCGCAAACTAACATTGCTTGTAATGGAGGTTCAAATGGTGCCGCTGCTGTGAATACTGCAACTGGTGGTGCTGGTGGATACACTTATGACTGGACTCCCGGAACACCAACAGGTGACGGAACAACTTCGGTTTCCGGATTAACTGCCGGAACTTGGACGTGTACGGTGACCGATGCTAACGGTTGTACGGCTTCTCAAAGTTTTACAGTAACGCAACCAACTGCCATTTCAATGACAGCAGCTTCTCAAACTAACATTGCTTGTAATGGAGGTTCAAATGGTGCTGCTGCTGTGAATACTGCAACTGGTGGTGCTGGTGGATACACTTATGACTGGACTCCCGGAACACCAACAGGTGACGGAACAACTTCGGTTTCCGGATTAACTGCCGGAACTTGGACGTGTACGGTGACCGATGCTAACGGTTGTTCGGCTTCTCAAAGTTTTACAGTAACGCAACCAACTACACTTGCTTTAACTCCTTCTTCACAAACCAATATTGCTTGTAATGGTGGGTCAAATGGCGCAGCAGCTATCAATACTCCAACTGGTGGTGCTGGCGGATACACTTATGACTGGACTCCGGGAACACCAACAGGTGACGGAACAGTTTCTGTAACTGGACTTACTGCCGGAACATGGACCTGTACGGTGACCGATGCTAACGGTTGTTCGGCTTCTCAAAGTTTTACAGTAACGCAACCAACTGCCATTTCAGTAACGGCAGCTTCGCAAACTAACATTGCTTGTAATGGGGGTTCAAATGGTGCCGCTGCTGTGAATACTGCAACTGGTGGTGCTGGTGGATACACTTATGACTGGACTCCCGGAACACCAACAGGTGACGGAACAACTTCGGTTTCCGGTTTAACGGCTGGAACTTGGACCTGTACGGTGACCGATGCTAACGGTTGTACGGCTTCTCAAAGCTTTACAGTAACACAACCAACTGCCATTTCAGTAACGCCTGCTTCTCAAACTAATATTGCTTGCTTTGGAGGTTCTAATGGAGCAGCAGCTATCAATACACCAACAGGAGGTGCTGGCGGATATACTTATGACTGGACTCCCGGAACACCAACAGGTGACGGAACAACTTCGGTTTCCGGATTAACTGCCGGAACTTGGACGTGTACGGTGACCGATGCTAACGGTTGTTCGGCTTCTCAAAGTTTTACAGTAACGCAACCAACTGCCATTTCAATGACAGCAGCTTCTCAAACTAACATTGCTTGTAATGGAGGTTCAAATGGTGCTGCTGCTGTGAATACTGCAACTGGTGGTGCTGGTGGATACACTTATGACTGGACTCCCGGAACACCAACAGGTGACGGAACAACTTCGGTTTCCGGATTAACTGCCGGAACTTGGACGTGTACGGTGACCGATGCTAATGGTTGTTCAGCTTCTCAAAGTTTTACAGTAACGCAACCAACTGCCATTTCAATGACAGCAGCTTCTCAAACTAATATTGCTTGCTTTGGAGGTTCTAATGGAGCAGCAGCTATCAATACTCCAACAGGAGGTGCTGGTGGATACACTTATGACTGGACTCCCGGAACACCAACAGGTGACGGAACAACTTCGGTTTCCGGATTAACTGCCGGAACTTGGACGTGTACGGTGACCGATGCTAATGGTTGTTCAGCTTCTCAAAGTTTTACAGTAACGCAACCAACTGCCATTTCAATGACAGCAGCTTCTCAAACTAATATTGCTTGCTTTGGAGGTTCTAATGGAGCAGCAGCTATCAATACTCCAACAGGAGGTGCTGGTGGATACACTTATGACTGGACTCCCGGAACACCAACAGGTGACGGAACAACTTCGGTTTCCGGATTAACTGCCGGAACTTGGACCTGTACGGTGACCGATGCTAATGGATGTTCAGCTTCTCAAAGTTTTACAGTAACGCAACCAACTACACTTGCTTTAACTCCTTCTTCACAAACCAATATTGCTTGTAATGGTGGGTCAAATGGCGCAGCAGCTATCAATACTCCAACTGGTGGTGCTGGCGGATACACTTATGACTGGACTCCGGGAACACCAACAGGTGACGGAACAGTTTCTGTAACTGGACTTACTGCCGGAACATGGACCTGTACGGTGACCGATGCTAACGGTTGTTCGGCTACCACTTCAGCAACTATTACTGAGCCAACAGCTATTGATAATACTATAGCTGAAGTAACTACTGGTATTTTAACTGCAAATGAAGTGGGTGCTACTTACCAATGGTATGAATGTCCAAACACTTTATTAACTGGTGAAACAAATCAGAATTTTACACCAACAAGTCTAGGTGATTATAAAGTTGAGATAACCTTTGGAGCCTGTACAGTTGAATCGGCTTGTTATACCGTTACTACTTTAGGCACACCTACTTTTGTCAAAACACAATTTACAATATATCCAAATCCAACAAGCGGATTGCTATATATTGATACTAATTTTGATGGTGAGTTTTTAATTGTTAATCAATTGGGGCAAACTATTAAAACATTTAAAGCATATGCTAACTTAGAAAATAATATCAATGTTGAAAATTTAGCTGATGGTATTTATTATATCAAAGGAACAAATGGAATAAAAATAAGTTCTCAAAAGCTAATAATAAAAAAGTAA